Genomic segment of Pongo pygmaeus isolate AG05252 chromosome 1, NHGRI_mPonPyg2-v2.0_pri, whole genome shotgun sequence:
GCGATGTCCCCAGGGGCTTTGTTGTACGGTTCCTACTCCTCCAGTTATTTATTCTGACACCTACAATAATGCTGAGAGGTAGACGTTAAACTGGGGTTCAGAGAGGCCAAGGGCCTTGCCCCAGATCACCAGCAGCAAGTGGTGAAGTGGAACTGAAACCCAGATCTGCTCGATGCCCATGGCAAAGAGAGCCCATTACAGATGGTCAAAACCTCCCCTCAGGCACCTCAGAGCCTGCAGCACCTACCCACCAACTCTAAGCTGCTATTTGGTGCTCAGAGCCTCAGCCTTGCCCAcagaagcatctttttttttttttttttttttttttagaaactgatgtttattttccatcaacCATTTTTCCATGTTGCTTAAGAGCCTATGCAAGAACAGCTTAAGACCAGTCAGTGGTTGCTCCTACCCATTCAGCAGCCTGAGcagtgggagctgcagaccagtcttccgtggcagGCTGAGCGCTCCAGTCTTCAGTAGGGAACTGCTGAATAGGCACAGAGGGCACCTGTACACCTTCAGACCAGTCTGCAACCTCAGGCTGAGTAGCAGTGAACTCAGGAGCTGGAGCAGTCCATTCACCCTGAAATTCCTCCTTGGTCACTGCCTTTTCAGCAGCagcctgctcttctttttcaatctCTTCAGGATCTCTGTAGAAGTACAGATCAGGCATGACCTCCCATGGGTGTTCACGGGAAATGGTGCCACGCATGCGAAGAACTTCCCGAGCCAGCATCCACCACATCAAACCCACTGAGTGAGCTCCCTTGTTGCTGCGTGGGATGACAATGTCCACATAGCGCAGAGGAGAATCTGCGTTACACAGCGCAATGGTAGGCAGGTTAACACAAGATGCCTCCGTGAGAGGCTGGTGGTCAGCCCTGGGGTCAGTAACCACAAGAAGCCGTGGCTCCCGGAAGGCTGCCTGGATCTGGTTAGTGAAGGTTCCAGGAGTGAAGCGGCCAGCAATTGGAGTGGCTCCAGTGGCAGCAGCAAACTTCAGCACAGCCCTCTGGCCAGTATTCCTGGAGGATATAACACTGACATCAGCAGGGTTTTCAATGGCAACAATAGCACGAGCTGCCAGCAGAAGCTTCTCCCACGTCCTCTTCAGATTTATGATATAGATGCCAtcacttttccttttatagatgtACTGTTCCATCTGGAAGTCAAGATTGGTGCCACCTAAGTGGGTTCCTGCTGCAAGGAACTTAAGGACATCCTCCTCTTTCATTTGCAGGACATCAAGGGCTCCGGACATTGTGAAAGTTTCCCTTTAAGTTACGACGGGAATCCAGAACAACGCCGTATGGATCCCTCTGCAGATAGCGCGGAAAGGCCACAGAAGCATCTTTTAAGCAGATAGAGGAGGCCTGTCCTTCCTCCTTGCCACCACACTGCACCACTGTGACGATTTCTGCCATGCCCCCAAGGAACAGAATGTAGTACAGCAAGCCTGGGCAGAGAGTCAGAAAGACCTGGCTTGGGATCCCCGCTCCATCccagctctgggattacagggccagTGGCTCCATCTCCTTGAGtcacagttttctcttctgtaatagTTAGCAGAACAATACAGCacccacctcacagagttgctgAGGGGATTAAATGACACTGATGTAATCTGTGTCTTTGGTACTATGTTAATGCtagctggccaggcgcagtggctcacgcctgtaatcccagcactttgggaggccaaggcgggcagatcacctgaggtcaggagttcgagaccagcctggtcaacatgatgaaaccccatctctactaaaaatacaaaattagccaggtgtagtgatgcacgcccatagtcccagctactcaggaggctgaggcaggagaatcacttgaacccatgaggcagaggttgcagtgagctgagatcacaccactgcactctagcctgggcaaaaacagcaaaactccatctaaaaaaaaaaaaaactagctctTGGCCTTAGAGTTCCCATCAGCACAATCATAATGCATTCAGCTCTCTGCTAactccttgagcccagggatttctGACGTGGACAACTGCAACCCTGAGAGGTGCTGTGTGGAAGGATTTTGGAGCCCAGCAACCTGGGTTCATCATCCAGAGTCTGCCACTTGCTCTGTGAAGTTGTGCAAAGCCTCTTAAATTCTCTGCTGCTATGAAACCAAGGCAGTGGAGCGGTGAATGAGATGAGTAAAAAATTCTGCCTGATAAATGTTGCTTTGTAAAAATCTGTATGTAGTGCATAGAATATTAGTCTTTCTGCTTTCACTTTTCCCACAATACttgatatcttttatttttaaaaaaagacctaaagattagccgagcatggtggtgcacgactgtagtttcagctacttgtgagactgaggtgagaggattgcttgaggccaagcgttcaaggctgcagtgagctatgatcacacctgtgaatagccactgaacttcagcctgggtgacagtgtctcaaacaaacaaacaaactaaagaaAACCTGGCAATAACTTTAACATTTGTTCATTCTGGGTGATGGATCCACTGATGTTTGTTATAATACGCTCTgtgctaaaatttaaaattttaagattgtGCCAGGGTTATGGTGCCACCTTGTGGCCATACTGTTATTGTCTTGaacttgagactttttttttttcttttttagagacaagagtcttgctctgtggcccaggctggaggcagtgatgctatcatagctcactgtaacctcgcactcctgtgttcaagctaccttcccacctcagcctcccaagtaggtaggactagaggtgtgcgctaccacacccagctaaattttttaagtcttttgtagagacaaggtcttgctgtattgcccaggctggtctcaaactcctggcctcaagtgatcctcctgcctcagcctcgcaaagcactagagttacaggcatgagccccacaCCTGGCTGAGACCTTTATAGACGCTTTGTGTGTGCTCTCCTATAACTGTCATTTGTGTCACGAAATAATGAAGTCCTAGACCTCTTAACATTTCagggttggccgggcgcggtggctcacacctgcaatcccaggactttaggaggctgaggtgggcggatcatgaggtcaggagatcgagaccatcctggctaacacagcgaaaccccatctctactaaaaatacaaaaaaattagccaggcgtggtggtgggcgcctgtagtcccagctactcgggaggctgaggcaggagaatggcgtgaacctgggaggcggagcttgcagtgagccgagatcgcaccactgcactccagcctgggcgacacagcaagactccgtctcaaaacaaaacaaaacaaaacaaaaaacaaacaaaaataaacatttcagggTAAAGAGGGACTTTCAAGAATACTCAGCTTTTGCTTGATTACTTCTAGCCATCAGAGCTTCCTCCCCAGATGAGATAGCAGGTGCCACTATGGAATAGCTGATTTTTAGGGAGTCGTCTGCCCCAGACCTTCCATGCCTGTCAGTTCACAGGGGACCGGGGCAAGCTCCTCATGACAGAGGTGGAGAAATCAAGGCCCCAGGGAGGTTGCCAGCCTGCCCAAAGCTGCTCTGTGCCAGAAAGCAACTGAACAACTGGGTAAACTCCCTGAAGGCAGGCAGGGATCTGTCTGGTTCACACTGGATCTCTCGCACATATTAGgctttcaataaatatctgttcaatgaatgagtaaatgaacaaAACTATCAGTGCAACACCCTGCAGTGTGGGCCAATCATTCATTCTCAATCATAATAACAGCTGACATCCCCTGAGGTCTTACTAAAGCCAGGCATATCCCGAGCTCTACACGTGTGCTGACTCACGTAACACTCACTGCCACTCTAAGAGTGAGGTAGGTGTGACCATTATTCCCCATTTTGCACATAGGAAAAGTGAGTCTTGGAGATCTTATGTGACTTGCTCAAGACTATAGTTAGGCAGTGGTCCAGctaagatttgaacccaagcagaCTCAATCTCCTCAGAGGCTTGGAGCAGAGGAAGAAAACCAGTTGAGAGCTGGCTCCATACAGGCAAACAAAGTGGAAAGAGAGGGACCTGCGTTGCTATCTGCGCTGCTGTCAGTGTTAATCCCTTGTAAAGACTTTAAGTcccaggccaggcgcgatggctcactcctgtaaccccagcactttgggaggccgaggcgggcagagcacgaggtcaagagatggagaccatcctggccaacatggtgaaaccccgtctttactaaaaatacaaaaattagctgggcgtggtggcgtgcgcctgtagtcccagctactcgggaggctgaggcaggagaatcacttgaacccgcaaggcggaggttgcagtgaaccgaaatcgcgccactgcactccagcctggcgatacaGCCAGAccccggctcaaaaaaaaaaaaaaaaaacaaaaacttaagtcCCTCCTCACTGGGGGAGGATGCAGGATGCAATTCCCTCCATCCCCGGAAGGTGGCACACCAAGGGATGCTTCTCAATTGACGTCTCTCAAGCCAGGCTACTCCCTCTCGCTGGGCTCCCACATCCAATCAGCAGCGCTTCTCACGGCCCTGCCTCTCCAACCCCACGGCCTGACATAACTGGCCCCATCCTCTCCCGCCTGCAGCCTTGCAGTCCCCGCTGATAGCCCCAGCATCTCTCTCCTCCAACCTAGCTTAATCTCCTGAAACGCAGCTTTGCACAGACACCTCTAGGGCGTCTCAATGCAAAGAGAATGAAGTCTGAACTCTGGCTAGCATTCCACGCTGAGCCAGCCAGGCCAACTCATCTTCCTGCTTTATTGCTTTATTTCCAGCAGACCCTTACAagcttgttttttcttccttcctttctcttcttccccttccccttcctttcgtccctttttttttttttttttttttttttttttttttgagacaggttctcactctatcgcccaggctggagtgtagtgacacgaacatgactcactgcagcctcgacctccagggatcaagcaatcctcccgcctcaacttcccatgtagctgggaatacagacgcgtaccaccacacctggctaattttttgattttttatagagacagggtctcactttttgtTGCTCAGACAAtcttcctgcttcggcctcccaaagtgctaggataacaggcgtgagccactgtgcccagcccttattTATCTATGAATGTATACCCAGCTTTGTTCCAGACACAGGATGAAGGCGGGTCCTGCCCAAGACTGTGCTGCCATTAAGTGTCCAGgtgtgaggtcaggagtcaagGGAACTGCGAGTTTATACGAGTCACCTGTGCTTCCAGAGCCCCAGTTTCCCACTCCATAAAACAAAGGTGAAATGTCCTACTATGGACTTGTTCAATGATCGAATGAGTGCTGGCATGCCCAAGCTTGGTGTGGGCCCTGAGCCGATGCCTGGGTTCCAGTCCTGCTGACATTTCTTGACTGCATGACCCTGGGAAAATTACTTACTAGCACCTGCTCTTCAGATGCCTCATCTATAAATTGAGGACAATATCCGCATCACTGGGAGGTGGTGCCGACTGGGCGAGAACCCAGCACAGGGCCCAGCCTTATATATTAATCTGTAATCAATACTTTTGTCTGTTTCCCCTTCTCCCAGGGGGCCAGGCAGGCCAGGCCCAGGCAAGGGCTGATCCTGGGCCATTGTGTGGGTGAAGAGATGGCATGAGGCAAGCCCAGGAGACCAGGGGCCAAAATCCATGAAGCCCAGTTCTGGAGGCCCACCCAAGGTGTATGCGAGGCCAGAAACTGGCACCCAAGGAAAGAGGTGAAAGCTGGGGAGACAGAGGATCAGGAGCCAGGGGTGCACAGGGCAAGACAGGGAGAGGGCCACAAGGATGCAGAGACAACAGTGCCGCGTGGGGGCCAGGCAGGTCTGCTCAGCACCCCACTGCCTGGGCCCAGGCCCTGCTGCCCCTGGGCCTCGCTGCCGGTGCTTCCGTAGATCCTGGGTCGGCAGAGCCAGTCAGTGAGGAGGAGAACACAGGCGTTGAAGGAATTTATTCATGAGAAGACTGAGGGTCCGTCAGGGAGACTGTCCAATGGTGACAAGCTCCAGAAGCCCGCGTCACAACAGCCAGGAGGGCCGGGCCACCCCAGGCAGGAGGCAGTGGGCTGGCAGCCACCCTGGGCACAGAAGAGCAGATGCAGACAGTGCTGGGCAACGAGGGGCTTTCTTCACGGGCCCgcctgccctgcccctccccccagGTCCCCACCCTCTAGGGTTAAAgtgcagctgggagggaggaggcaggcagaACTGGGGAGCCAGAGAGAGCCCATGTGAACCCTGGCTATCCACACGAGTCCCATGTCCTCCTCGTCCTGGAGTTCCTCGAAGTTCAGCGAGCCCATCCCACCTAGGGCCTCTGGAACCTCGGGGCGAGGAAGGTAATCTCTCACTCCCACACCCATCCGATATTTACAAAGAGCATCcctgggagagaggagagggcagCCGGCTCCGGCAGCTTTCTGGGGGGCCTAGAACTTGGGGCACAGTGCGGGGCACTAACATTTCTaacagggagaggagggggatgCTTGTCTTCAGGGGTGGTCTTGGGGGTTGTCCCCCTCCCTCTGGCCTTGGAAGACTCTTCcgtttccttcttcccctcctccccttcccccaccaggcAAACCAAAGAAGCCAGAGAAAGGCCCGGAGAGCCTGGCCCCCAGCTCCCTCGCCACGAGTCAGCAGGGTCCTGCCCAGGCCTGACTCCCAAACCCCTCCGCTGAGGGAGGGCCACTTCAGTGTCACTGGGGCGACGCTTCCCTGGAGATGAGAAGTGGGGTGAGAGGCCTTGGGGAAATCTGTGGGGCCGGAGCCTCCTGTTTTTGCCAGTGGTCTTTCTAGCCCAGCCCTCCCTCAAGCCTGAGGCTGGCAAGATGCTCACCCTAAGCCCGGGACCTCAGCAGTACCATCTACACCCCCAGGGACCTTAGCCCGATTCATGCCATCTTGGATGGTCTCCCCCAGCACTCAACGGCTCAGCCAACTTCCTCCCCCTCCCACAGGCACATCTCTAGAAGCCAGACAGGAAGAGAccaccctccccccaaaaaagagcCCTGAAGACCTCTGCTTCCTCCCCCCACTCTTGAATATATTATATTGTGCAGCTTGGCTCCAACCCCTCCCGTTCAGATCTCCATGGCAACCGGGCAGCATTCCAAGTCCAAGTCTGAAGCCAAGTCCATCCAGTGCCAAAGGGGAGCTTCAGCCTCTCCCCTGACTCTTCCCCAGAGAGTGAGACCCAACATTCCACAGGGGGATGAGAGGGGAGGAAGAGTCGGGGGGCCTCAGTCCTCAGCCCCCTCTTCCTCCGTGTGGGGGGCCCCAGGGGGGTCCTCGGGCTCAGGGGTCTGCCcgccagggtgggggtggggatgggggtgagggtgggtgcCGGGCTGGGATCCCGGCCCGTCCTCGCCCTGCACATAGACGCTCAGCCCCTCGTGACTAGGCTCCTTGCCGCAGGCCTGGCAGCTACAGTGCAGGATCTTCTCCACCAGCTTGTCCACCCTGGGCACCTCCTCGTGGCCCGGGCACTCCAGCGTCACCTGCAGAGGGCAAGAGAGAAGTGGAGGCATGTTCCCAAAGGCCTGGGGCAGGCAAGGAAGCCCCTAGGGTAATACTTCCTCATGGGATCAAGAATCCCAGAGCTCACCTGTGATGCCCAGTTAGCTCCGGGGTCCCATGGGGAGGGGGAAATTGAACCCCTGCACAAGCCACCAGAGCTGTCTCCTCACATCCAGTCCTGCCACCTTCCCACCCATTCCCCACCAGCAGCCACCAGTGTGGCCTGCCCCTGCTAAAATCGCCCCCACCGCCGTGATCCCCCTGCACTTGGAGACAAACCCTGACCCCTCACTAAGGCCACCCAGGAGCTTCAGGTGCTGCCGGCTGGCTGGCCTCCCTAACCCTGACCCTGCATCACTCTTACCAATCCTGTGCTTGGGCTCTGCCTCAGGGActctgcacatgctgttccctttgcctggaagGTTCCCCAACCACCCCCACCACTACCACATGCCCTAAACTGTGCCTTTGGGTCTGAGCCCAGACTTCACTTCCTCAAAAGAGCCCCATCCCAAAGCCCAGGCCAGCTGAGGCTCACCCTGCAGGAACCCCATCTACCTCCTACTCTGCCCCTATCATCACCTATCTAAgtaccttctttccttctccctcccttcctctcttccttcgtCCCTTCCACAGAGCGCCTACCCTGTGCCAGCTCTGGGGACACAAAGACACATTTCCCTCAAGGAAATCAGAGTCTAGTGGGGGAAACAGACCTGTCAAAATCACCCAGATGCAGGTGGAAGACTGCAGGTGTGAAAGGCGCTTGAAGCGGAGGCACACTGTGCTCTGAGAGCCAACGGTACCGGGGTGTGCTCCAGTCAGGGGGCCTGGAAAGGGGCCCTGAGGAAACGCTGCTTGGGCCAAGGGCAGAAGAATGAATAGAAGTGAACTAGAGAAGGGGGACAGAGGTGGTGTTCCAAGCAGGGAAAAGAACGGGTGCAGGGCCCTGGGGTAGGAGCGAACGGAGCAGGTGCGAGGCATTGAAAGGAGGCGGCTGTGTTTAAGCGTCAAGCTAGTAAGGAGGGCAGGAAGCAGGAGGAGGCTGGAAAGGCCACTGAGCCAGGCCATGCCAGGTTCTCGGGACAGGGCAAAGATTTTGGTCTCATCCTATAACAACAGAAAGCCCCTGAAAGGACTTCAGCCCATGACAGACATCAGAATGGAACTTCGGGAACATCCCTGTCCTGTACAAGTTGGTGTCAGACTTCTGAGCCATCCTGTGGGGAGGCCCACATTTGTATCCCCAGCACAAGCCGTTCACCCTGCACACAGTGGGGCCTTGCTAAGCTCCTGTGGCCATCTGCTGGAATACAGGCGCCTGGGGAGAAAGGCCAAGGCTGGGGCAGGCTCCGGGCCAAGACTGGGTGGGGCAGGCAGGCAGTACTCACAATTTCCCACATGGACTGGGCTGGCATGCAGGAGTCACAGTGAACCAGGGACTCTGTGGACTGCGGGAAGGTGTTGGGGACGCTGTAGCTGAAGCACTGTCCTAGGCACGCCCTGTGGAAAGAGAGGCCACCATGCCCGTGTCACTGTTGGGGAGGCAGGGTTGGGCAGCTCTggtcctcttcctccctccttgggCCCCTGTCTGtatccccccacccacccctcgGGTCCCACCTGTTCTGGATGGACTTGGCCTCACAGCCGCTGTGGCCCACGATCTGGGTGATGTTCTTGGCTTCGCACCAGGCACTCTTATCTGGGAACAATGCCAGCTTGTTGATGGGCGGTGGGGCAGCCAGCAGCATGGCAGGGAGGACAGCCCCCACCAGGACCCGAAGCATCATGCCCGTGGCCTCCAGAGCCCTAGAACGGAGCACAGGTGCCAGGTGAGGCACAGCAAGGTGCAGGGGGCCGGGCAGTGGTGTtacagcatgggctctggcatcCGACTCCTTGGCGCAACACCAGCTCTCCCACTTACTAACCAAGTGCaactttggacaagttatttcTCCCCTCTGAATCTCACAATTGGAGCTGGGAGTGGTACCTACAT
This window contains:
- the NBL1 gene encoding neuroblastoma suppressor of tumorigenicity 1 isoform X1; translation: MMLRVLVGAVLPAMLLAAPPPINKLALFPDKSAWCEAKNITQIVGHSGCEAKSIQNRACLGQCFSYSVPNTFPQSTESLVHCDSCMPAQSMWEIVTLECPGHEEVPRVDKLVEKILHCSCQACGKEPSHEGLSVYVQGEDGPGSQPGTHPHPHPHPHPGGQTPEPEDPPGAPHTEEEGAED
- the LOC129016756 gene encoding small ribosomal subunit protein uS2-like; translation: MSGALDVLQMKEEDVLKFLAAGTHLGGTNLDFQMEQYIYKRKSDGIYIINLKRTWEKLLLAARAIVAIENPADVSVISSRNTGQRAVLKFAAATGATPIAGRFTPGTFTNQIQAAFREPRLLVVTDPRADHQPLTEASCVNLPTIALCNADSPLRYVDIVIPRSNKGAHSVGLMWWMLAREVLRMRGTISREHPWEVMPDLYFYRDPEEIEKEEQAAAEKAVTKEEFQGEWTAPAPEFTATQPEVADWSEGVQVPSVPIQQFPTEDWSAQPATEDWSAAPTAQAAEWVGATTDWS